A genomic segment from Heterodontus francisci isolate sHetFra1 unplaced genomic scaffold, sHetFra1.hap1 HAP1_SCAFFOLD_58, whole genome shotgun sequence encodes:
- the LOC137365871 gene encoding histone H2B 1/2-like gives MVEEKKKAAPKKGAKKTLNKPSAKGGKKRRKSRKESYSIYIYKVMKQVHPDTGISSKAMSIMNSFVNDIFERIAGEASRLAHYNKRSTISSRETQTAVRLLLPGELAKHAVSEGTKAVTKYTS, from the coding sequence ATGGTTgaagagaagaagaaagcagctcctaagaagggcgccaagaaaaccttaaataaaccgtcagcaaagggcggcaagaagcggagaaagtcgaggaaggagagttactccatctacatctacaaagtgatgaagcaggttcaccccgacaccggcatctcctccaaggccatgagcatcatgaactcgtttgtgaacgatattttcgagcgcatcgcgggtgaggcttcccgcctggcccattacaacaagcgcagcaccatcagctcccgggagacccagaccgccgtgcgcctgctgctgcccggggagctggccaagcacgccgtgtcggaagggacaaaggcggtgaccaagtacaccagc
- the LOC137365848 gene encoding histone H2AX-like, with translation MSGRGKTGGKARAKAKSRSSRAGLQFPVGRVHMLLRKGNYAERVGAGAPVYLAAVLEYLTAEILELAGNAARDNKKTRIIPRHLQLAVRNDEELNMLLGGVTSAQGGVLPNIQAVLLPKKTSA, from the coding sequence atgtctggaagaggaaagaccggcggcaaagctcgggccaaggccaagtctcgctcctcccgggctggactgcagttcccggtgggccgtgttcacatgctcctgagaaagggcaactatgctgagcgtgtgggtgccggagccccggtctatctggctgctgtgctcgagtatctcaccgctgaaatcctcgaactcgccggtaacgcggcccgggacaacaagaagacccgcatcatccccagacacctgcagctggccgtccgcaacgacgaggagctcaacatgctgctgggaggggtgaccagcgctcagggcggggtgctgcctaatatccaggccgtgctgttgcccaagaaaaccagcgct